The Streptomyces sp. NBC_00435 nucleotide sequence CCCCTCCGACTGCGGCCGGATCCCCGCGGGCAACTCCCTCGCGCCGGAGGTACCGACGACGAGGTCCTGAGGCTCGGGGGGTGCGGTCCGGGGTTTCCTCACCTCGGACGGGTGGGCGGCGTGGGTTGCGCCGCGCTCAGGGCTGGACGTGGCGGGCCACGAAACGTCCGTCGGCGAAGTCGATCGTGAAGCTGACCTGCTGCTCCTCGGACAGGGTCTGCGGGTCGGACTCTATGTCCGCGCGTTCGACGTAGATGGTGTCCCGGGCACCGTAGGGCACGAGGAACCCGTAGCCGTTGCCGCTGTTGTAGGACTGGACGAACCCTTTCACCCTGCTGTCCATGCCGCCTCCTTCTCGTCCACCCTTTCCACCGTGTGCCGTACGGGCGCCATGCGCGCGCCGGCGTGCTG carries:
- a CDS encoding cold shock domain-containing protein, yielding MDSRVKGFVQSYNSGNGYGFLVPYGARDTIYVERADIESDPQTLSEEQQVSFTIDFADGRFVARHVQP